Proteins from one Rhinolophus ferrumequinum isolate MPI-CBG mRhiFer1 chromosome 15 unlocalized genomic scaffold, mRhiFer1_v1.p scaffold_54_arrow_ctg1_1, whole genome shotgun sequence genomic window:
- the MVP gene encoding major vault protein gives MLPWAQVTMATEESIIRIPPYHYIHVLDQNSNVSRVEVGPKTYIRQDNERVLFAPVRMVTVPPRHYCTVANPVCRDAQGSVLFDVTGQVRLRHADLEIRLAQEPFPLYPGEVLDKDITPLQVVLPNTALHLKALLDFENNDGDRVVAGDEWLFEGPGTYIPQKEVQVVEIIQATVIRQNQALRLRARKECRDRDGKERVTGEEWLVRAVGAYLPAVFEEVLDLVDAVILTEKTALHLRARQNFRDLRGVTRKTGEEWLVTVQDTEAHVPDVHEEVLGVVPITTLGPRNYCVILDPVGQDGKNQLGQKRVVKGEKSFFLQPGERLERGIQDVYVLSEQQGLLLRALQPVEEGEDEEMVSRQAGDHWLIRGPLEYVPSAKVEVVEERQAIPLDENEGIYVQDVKTGKVRAVIGSTYMLTQDEVLWEKELPPGVEELLNKGQDPLADRGEKGLSKTLQPSASRNKTRVVSYRVPHNAAVQVYDYRAKRARVVFGPELVTLGPEEQFTVLSLSAGRPKRPHARRALCLLLGPDFFTDVITIETADHARLQLQLAYNWHFELLDRKDPQEMAKLFSVPDFVGDACKAIASRVRGAVASVTFDDFHKNSARIIRTAVFGFQSPAAKGPDGEALPQPRDRAVFPQNGLVVSSVDVQSVEPVDQRTRDALQRSVQLAIEITTNSQEAAAKHEAQRLEQEARGRLERQKILDQSEAEKARRELLELEALSTAVESTGTAKAEAESRSEAARIEGEGSVLQAKLKAEALAIETAAELQRVQKVRDLELVYARAQLELEVKKAQQLAEVEVKKFTQMTEALGPSTIRDLAVAGPEMQVKLLQSLGLKSTLITDGSTPINLFSTALGLLGLGSQAPSSAQKATGGPGPEEVLLPRSSLIPQTFGSSHVVP, from the exons ATGCTGCCCTGGGCTCAAGTTACCATGGCGACTGAGGAGTCCATCATCCGAATCCCCCCGTACCACTATATCCACGTGCTGGACCAGAACAGTAATGTGTCCCGGGTGGAGGTCGGGCCAAAGACTTACATCCGGCAGGACAATGAGAG GGTCCTGTTTGCCCCTGTACGCATGGTGACTGTCCCCCCACGCCACTACTGCACAGTGGCCAACCCGGTGTGCCGGGATGCCCAGGGATCTGTGCTGTTCGATGTCACAGGACAAGTGCGGCTCCGCCATGCTGACCTGGAGATCCGGCTGGCCCAGGAACCCTTCCCCCTGTACCCAGGGGAGGTATTAGACAAG GACATCACCCCACTGCAGGTGGTTCTGCCCAACACCGCCCTCCACCTTAAAGCACTGCTGGATTTTGAGAATAACGACGGAGACAGGGTCGTTGCAGGAGATGAGTGGCTATTTGAAGGACCTG GCACGTATATCCCCCAGAAGGAGGTGCAGGTCGTGGAGATCATCCAGGCCACAGTCATCAGGCAGAACCAGGCTCTGCGGCTGAGGGCTCGCAAGGAGTGCCGGGACCGGGACGGCAAGGAGAGGGTGACAG GGGAAGAATGGCTGGTCCGCGCCGTGGGTGCGTATCTCCCCGCAGTGTTTGAGGAGGTTCTGGATTTGGTGGATGCCGTGATCCTTACTGAAAAG ACAGCCCTGCACCTCCGGGCTCGGCAGAACTTCCGAGACTTGAGGGGAGTGACCCGCAAAACTGGGGAGGAGTGGCTGGTGACAGTGCAGGACACAGAGGCCCACGTGCCAGATGTCCACGAGGAGGTGCTGGGGGTCGTGCCCATCACCACCCTGGGGCCCCGCAACTACTGCGTCATTCTGGACCCGGTCGGCCAGGATGGCAAGAACCAGCTGGGGCAGAAGCGCGTGGTCAAG GGAGAGAAGTCTTTTTTCCTGCAGCCGGGAGAGAGGCTGGAACGAGGTATCCAGGATGTCTACGTGCTGTCAGAGCAGCAGGGACTGCTGCTGAGGGCCCTGCAGCCCGTAGAGGAGGGAGAGGACGAGGAAATGGTCTCACGCCAGGCCGGTGACCACTGGCTCATCCGTGGACCCCTGGAGTACGTGCCATCTGCCAAGGTGGAGGTGGTGGAAGAGCGACAAGCCATTCCCCTGGACGAGAATGAGGGCATCTACGTGCAGGACGTCAAGACTGGAAAG GTGCGCGCTGTGATTGGAAGCACCTACATGCTGACTCAGGACGAGGTCCTGTGGGAGAAGGAGCTGCCTCCTGGGGTGGAGGAGCTGCTGAACAAGGGGCAGGACCCTCTAGCGGACAGGGGTGAGAAGGGGCTGAGCAAGACCCTTCAGCCCTCTGCTTCGCGGAACAAGACCCGCGTGGTCAGCTACCGCGTGCCTCACAACGCAGCGGTGCAGGTGTACGACTACAGAGCGAAGAGAGCTCG CGTGGTATTTGGGCCGGAGCTGGTGACACTGGGTCCTGAGGAGCAGTTTACAGTGCTGTCCCTCTCGGCTGGGCGGCCCAAGCGTCCCCACGCCCGCCGTGCGCTCTGCCTGCTGCTGGGGCCTGACTTCTTCACAGACGTCATCACCATCGAAACTGCCGACCATGCCAGGCTGCAGCTGCAGCTTGCCTACAACTG GCACTTCGAGTTGCTTGACCGGAAGGACCCCCAGGAGATGGCTAAGCTGTTCTCGGTGCCAGACTTCGTGGGGGATGCCTGCAAGGCCATTGCGTCCCGGGTGCGGGGGGCCGTGGCATCCGTCACCTTCGACGATTTCCACAAGAACTCCGCCCGCATCATTCGCACGGCCGTCTTCGGCTTTCAGAGCCCAGCGGCCAAGGGGCCTGACGGGgaggccctgccccagccccgcGACCGGGCCGTCTTCCCCCAGAACGGACTGGTGGTGAGCAGCGTGGACGTGCAGTCGGTGGAGCCCGTAGACCAGAGGACCCGGGACGCCCTGCAGCGCAGCGTCCAGCTGGCCATTGAGATCACCACCAACTCCCAGGAGGCGGCTGCCAA GCACGAGGCTCAGAGATTAGAACAGGAGGCCCGTGGCCGGCTTGAGAGGCAGAAGATCTTGGACCAATCCGAAGCCGAGAAAGCTCGCAGGGAGCTCTTGGAGCTGGAAGCGCTGAG CACTGCCGTGGAGAGCACCGGAACTGCCAAGGCGGAGGCTGAGTCCCGCTCAGAGGCGGCACGCATCGAGGGAGAAGGCTCCGTGCTGCAGGCTAAGCTGAAGGCAGAGGCTTTGGCCATCGAGACG GCGGCTGAGCTCCAGCGTGTACAAAAAGTGCGAGATCTAGAACTGGTGTACGCCCGGGCGCAGCTGGAGCTGGAGGTGAAAAAGGCCCAGCAGCTAGCCGAGGTGGAGGTGAAGAAGTTCACGCAGATGACGGAGGCCCTGGGTCCCAGCACCATCCGGGACCTGGCTGTGGCAGGGCCAGAGATGCAG GTAAAACTGCTCCAGAGCTTGGGCCTGAAATCAACCCTCATCACGGATGGCTCTACCCCTATCAACCTCTTCAGCACAGCCTTGGGTCTGTTGGGGCTCGGATCTCAGGCCCCGTCCTCTGCCCAAAAGGCAACTGGGGGGCCTGGCCCCGAGGAAGTCTTGCTTCCCCGGTCCTCTCTTATCCCTCAAACTTTTGGAAGCAGCCATGTCGTCCCTTAG
- the CDIPT gene encoding CDP-diacylglycerol--inositol 3-phosphatidyltransferase isoform X1: MPSENIFLFVPNLIGYARIVFAIISFYFMPCCPLTASSFYLLSGLLDAFDGHAARALNQGTRFGAMLDMLTDRCSTMCLLVNLALLYPRATLLFQLSMSLDVASHWLHLHSSVVRGSESHKMIDLSGNPVLRIYYTSRAALFTLCAGNELFYCLLYLFSFSEGPLVGSVGLFRIGLWITAPIALLKSLISVIHLVTAARNMAALDAADRAKKK; this comes from the exons ATGCCAAGCGAAAATATCTTCCTGTTTGTGCCTAACCTCATCG GTTACGCCCGGATTGTCTTCGCCATCATTTCTTTCTACTTCATGCCCTGCTGCCCCCTGACGGCCTCCTCCTTCTACCTGCTCAGCGGACTTCTGGACGCTTTCGATGGACACGCCGCCCGAGCCCTTAATCAAG GGACCCGGTTTGGGGCCATGCTGGACATGCTGACGGACCGCTGTTCCACCATGTGTCTGCTGGTCAACCTAGCTCTGCTGTACCCTCGTGCCACCCTGCTCTTCCAGCTCAGCATGAGCTTGGACGTGGCCAGCCACTGGCTGCACCTGCACAG TTCTGTGGTCAGAGGCAGTGAAAGTCACAAAATGATTGACCTGTCTGGAAATCCAGTGCTTCGTATCTACTACACCTCCAGA GCTGCTCTGTTTACCCTGTGTGCTGGAAACGAGCTTTTCTATTGCCTCCTTTACCTGTTCAGTTTCTCCGAGGGACCTTTAG TTGGCTCTGTGGGTCTTTTCCGAATTGGCCTCTGGATCACCGCCCCTATTGCCTTGCTTAAGTCCCTCATCAGCGTCATTCACCTGGTCACAGCTGCCCGAAACATGGCTGCCCTGGATGCGGCAGACCGTGCCAAGAAGAAGTGA
- the CDIPT gene encoding CDP-diacylglycerol--inositol 3-phosphatidyltransferase isoform X2, with amino-acid sequence MLDMLTDRCSTMCLLVNLALLYPRATLLFQLSMSLDVASHWLHLHSSVVRGSESHKMIDLSGNPVLRIYYTSRAALFTLCAGNELFYCLLYLFSFSEGPLVGSVGLFRIGLWITAPIALLKSLISVIHLVTAARNMAALDAADRAKKK; translated from the exons ATGCTGGACATGCTGACGGACCGCTGTTCCACCATGTGTCTGCTGGTCAACCTAGCTCTGCTGTACCCTCGTGCCACCCTGCTCTTCCAGCTCAGCATGAGCTTGGACGTGGCCAGCCACTGGCTGCACCTGCACAG TTCTGTGGTCAGAGGCAGTGAAAGTCACAAAATGATTGACCTGTCTGGAAATCCAGTGCTTCGTATCTACTACACCTCCAGA GCTGCTCTGTTTACCCTGTGTGCTGGAAACGAGCTTTTCTATTGCCTCCTTTACCTGTTCAGTTTCTCCGAGGGACCTTTAG TTGGCTCTGTGGGTCTTTTCCGAATTGGCCTCTGGATCACCGCCCCTATTGCCTTGCTTAAGTCCCTCATCAGCGTCATTCACCTGGTCACAGCTGCCCGAAACATGGCTGCCCTGGATGCGGCAGACCGTGCCAAGAAGAAGTGA
- the LOC117019754 gene encoding putative protein T-ENOL isoform X1: MGRGRQGGITEPAQGPSPFRSARSRGHYSPMRGMEPTTARNEEKKGSRLSQAATSLGGGSKASLSRSEEFLTRISAELTNEALLVAGYPVNNVPTKEKQTQDQGTQLSKHVFFTNTRGTDTRSDRNRTRSKAHLLPSPRDKGALPGSLTSGG; this comes from the exons ATGGGACGGGGGAGACAGGGCGGGATCACCGAGCCTGCCCAAGGCCCCTCGCCCTTCCGTTCGGCCCGGAGCCGCGGGCACTACTCACCGATGAG GGGAATGGAACCCACTACTGCAAGGAATGAGGAGAAAAAGGGCAGCCGGCTCTCCCAAGCTGCAACATCCTTGGGTGGAGGTTCT AAGGCTTCATTGTCCCGTTCTGAAGAATTCCTGACCCGGATCAGCGCAGAACTCACCAACGAGGCCTTGTTGGTCGCTGGCTACCCCGTGAACAACGTGCCCACCAAGGAGAAACAGACACAAGACCAAGGGACTCAGCTGTCCAAACACG TGTTCTTCACCAACACCCGAGGAACTGACACCCG CTCTGACAGAAACCGTACCCGCAGCAAGGCACACCTCCTGCCATCCCCTCGTGACAAG gGAGCTCTGCCCGGCAGCTTGACGTCTGGAGGATGA
- the LOC117019754 gene encoding putative protein T-ENOL isoform X2, which produces MGRGRQGGITEPAQGPSPFRSARSRGHYSPMRGMEPTTARNEEKKGSRLSQAATSLGGGSKASLSRSEEFLTRISAELTNEALLVAGYPVNNVPTKEKQTQDQGTQLSKHVFFTNTRGTDTRSDRNRTRSKAHLLPSPRDKNMPQSSSVTTH; this is translated from the exons ATGGGACGGGGGAGACAGGGCGGGATCACCGAGCCTGCCCAAGGCCCCTCGCCCTTCCGTTCGGCCCGGAGCCGCGGGCACTACTCACCGATGAG GGGAATGGAACCCACTACTGCAAGGAATGAGGAGAAAAAGGGCAGCCGGCTCTCCCAAGCTGCAACATCCTTGGGTGGAGGTTCT AAGGCTTCATTGTCCCGTTCTGAAGAATTCCTGACCCGGATCAGCGCAGAACTCACCAACGAGGCCTTGTTGGTCGCTGGCTACCCCGTGAACAACGTGCCCACCAAGGAGAAACAGACACAAGACCAAGGGACTCAGCTGTCCAAACACG TGTTCTTCACCAACACCCGAGGAACTGACACCCG CTCTGACAGAAACCGTACCCGCAGCAAGGCACACCTCCTGCCATCCCCTCGTGACAAG aacATGCCTCAGAGCTCCTCTGTCACAACTCATTAG
- the LOC117019754 gene encoding putative protein T-ENOL isoform X3 — MEPTTARNEEKKGSRLSQAATSLGGGSKASLSRSEEFLTRISAELTNEALLVAGYPVNNVPTKEKQTQDQGTQLSKHVFFTNTRGTDTRSDRNRTRSKAHLLPSPRDKGALPGSLTSGG; from the exons ATGGAACCCACTACTGCAAGGAATGAGGAGAAAAAGGGCAGCCGGCTCTCCCAAGCTGCAACATCCTTGGGTGGAGGTTCT AAGGCTTCATTGTCCCGTTCTGAAGAATTCCTGACCCGGATCAGCGCAGAACTCACCAACGAGGCCTTGTTGGTCGCTGGCTACCCCGTGAACAACGTGCCCACCAAGGAGAAACAGACACAAGACCAAGGGACTCAGCTGTCCAAACACG TGTTCTTCACCAACACCCGAGGAACTGACACCCG CTCTGACAGAAACCGTACCCGCAGCAAGGCACACCTCCTGCCATCCCCTCGTGACAAG gGAGCTCTGCCCGGCAGCTTGACGTCTGGAGGATGA
- the LOC117019754 gene encoding putative protein T-ENOL isoform X4: MRRKRAAGSPKLQHPWVEKASLSRSEEFLTRISAELTNEALLVAGYPVNNVPTKEKQTQDQGTQLSKHVFFTNTRGTDTRSDRNRTRSKAHLLPSPRDKGALPGSLTSGG, encoded by the exons ATGAGGAGAAAAAGGGCAGCCGGCTCTCCCAAGCTGCAACATCCTTGGGTGGAG AAGGCTTCATTGTCCCGTTCTGAAGAATTCCTGACCCGGATCAGCGCAGAACTCACCAACGAGGCCTTGTTGGTCGCTGGCTACCCCGTGAACAACGTGCCCACCAAGGAGAAACAGACACAAGACCAAGGGACTCAGCTGTCCAAACACG TGTTCTTCACCAACACCCGAGGAACTGACACCCG CTCTGACAGAAACCGTACCCGCAGCAAGGCACACCTCCTGCCATCCCCTCGTGACAAG gGAGCTCTGCCCGGCAGCTTGACGTCTGGAGGATGA